Proteins from one Desulfonema limicola genomic window:
- a CDS encoding DUF4351 domain-containing protein, protein MPYVTSVERIGFERGVQQGRYQEGIQIISKLISKKFKSKIEKELAWIKKLTSDDLLELSELILDFESLHEVHEWIQKRVKA, encoded by the coding sequence ATGCCGTATGTAACAAGTGTTGAAAGAATTGGGTTTGAAAGAGGAGTGCAGCAGGGAAGGTATCAAGAGGGGATTCAAATTATTTCAAAACTAATTTCTAAAAAATTCAAATCAAAGATAGAAAAAGAATTAGCCTGGATAAAAAAATTAACCTCTGATGATCTCCTGGAATTAAGCGAACTAATACTTGATTTTGAATCGTTACATGAAGTTCATGAATGGATTCAGAAACGGGTTAAGGCTTGA